AATCGAACGTGGGTACGGAGACGAGAACTCGACTCGCAAGAGTCGCTCTGGGAATGCTGAGCGCGATCGGCCTGCTGCTGATTGCGGCCCCGGCCTCTGCCCAGCTGTACAAGTTCGTCGACGCCGACGGCCGCATGTATTTCACCGATACGCCGCTGCACGAGGGCTACAAGGCCTACCGGCCCAAATCCATCCGGCCCCACTACCCGAAGAAGCTGAAGCTCGGCGTAAAGACGGGCAAGTTCGATCCAGTGATTGCCCAGGCGGGCCGCACGCATCGCGTGAGCCCGGCGCTGGTCAAGGCCGTGATCCACGCGGAATCCGCCTTCAACCCCAATGCCGTGTCCCATGTGGGTGCTCTCGGGCTCATGCAGCTCATGCCGGGTACTGCTGCCTCGCTAGGGGTGGCGGATCCGCTCAACCCGTGGCAGAACATCGAGGGTGGCACTCGTTATCTCAAGAAGATGATCGGCCGCTTCGAGGGCGACACGACGCTGGCTCTGGCCGCCTACAATGCCGGGCCAACCGCCGTGAGGCGCCATGACGGTATTCCCCCGTATCGCGAGACTCAGACCTACGTGAAGAAGGTGATGAAGTTGTACAGGCGATACCATGCAGACTTCCGCTGAAACCAACACCAAGATTTCGAGAGATGCCGTGGCCAGAGAGAACATCTGGAACGTGCCGAACACGATCACGCTCTCGCGGATCTTCGCCGCCCCGTTTCTACTGGTCCTGCTGGCCGAGCCGGGCAAGTTCTGGAGCACCGTCTTCGGTTTCGCCTTCCTGGCCGCCTCGCTGACCGATTTCCTCGACGGCTACCTCGCGCGCCGCTACGACGAGATCACGCGCGTGGGCAAGCTGCTCGACCCTCTGGCCGACAAGCTGCTGGTCATGACCGCCCTGGTGCTGCTGGTGGCCGTGGGCCGCATCCCCGCCTGGGGCGTCCCCCTGGTGATCGCGGTCCTGGGCCGGGAATTCGCCGTGACGGGCCTGCGCGCCATGGCCTCATCCGAAGGCGTGGTGTTGGATGCCGCACCCATGGGCAAGTGGAAGACCGGCCTGCAGATCGCCGCCCTGACCATGCTCCTGATCCACTATCCCCTCTGGTTCCTGCCCGTACACGAACTGGGGATGCTCTGTCTGATGATCGCGACCGTCATCACCGTCTGGTCGGGCTACCGCTACTTCAATTCCTACCTGGGCGCCCGCCCGCCGACGATCCACTGATTCCAGCGATCGGCCCGCTGCTCAGCGCCCCCGGCCTTGACGCCGCCGCCGGGGGTCCGTAGAACTACCCCCTGGAACGACGGCCCAATGGCAGGGGCCGCCGGCTCCTCACGCACGAGTAGCTCAGTTGGTAGAGCTCCACGTTGCCAACGTGGTTGTCGCCGGTTCGAGTCCGGTCTCGTGCTCCAGGATTCCGGAGCCCCTCCGGGAAACGGCTGCGTCGCTAGCCCAGGCTTCCGATTCCTGCCCTCGCTACGCTGACAGATCGAGGGAGTCTGTGAAGGAGGGAGGAACGTCCGCCGTTTTCTTTCCACCCAGCGCGAAGTAGTAGAGCGGTTCGCCCTCGATCGAGAACCGGTGTCGGTACCGCTGAAGATGATAGAGATCCAGGTACTCCGAGAAGATCAGTTCCCGAATGAGCTGTGAAAAACCCGAGTCGTCGCTTCGATCGAGGAACGTCTCCTTGACGTTGAAGGCGACCCAGCCGTCCTTGCCGATCATGTTGAACGCTTCCAAGAAGGCCTGCGCCGGAATGTCGCCGAATCCGAGCGCCGCTACGGAAATCAGGCCGTCGCACGACCAGGACTTCAGCTCATCCCGCTCATGGTCGCTGAGGGAACAGAAGTCCATTACGTAGTACGCGTCGTAGACTCCTGGCCGATCCCGCTCGGTGGCCGCTTGCGCCGCGGGGATGATGTCGACCCCCACCAGCCTCGAGATACCCAGCTTCTTCAGTTCGTCCCCGGCCATTCCGTTGCCTGCGCCAAGGTCGAGCACCCGCAACTCGTTGGGCTGCTGCAGGGATTGAGAGACCGCGTCGCGCAGGACGCGGACGACAGTCGCGGGCGACTGGCACTTCAGGCGCTCGTAGACAACCTGCTCATACAGCCCGGGAAT
This is a stretch of genomic DNA from bacterium. It encodes these proteins:
- the pgsA gene encoding CDP-diacylglycerol--glycerol-3-phosphate 3-phosphatidyltransferase — translated: MQTSAETNTKISRDAVARENIWNVPNTITLSRIFAAPFLLVLLAEPGKFWSTVFGFAFLAASLTDFLDGYLARRYDEITRVGKLLDPLADKLLVMTALVLLVAVGRIPAWGVPLVIAVLGREFAVTGLRAMASSEGVVLDAAPMGKWKTGLQIAALTMLLIHYPLWFLPVHELGMLCLMIATVITVWSGYRYFNSYLGARPPTIH
- a CDS encoding class I SAM-dependent methyltransferase; the protein is MAKRHRIQFPSADVRELCQDEVYFYLLDGDSREKIRLHDYQRIFEIPGLYEQVVYERLKCQSPATVVRVLRDAVSQSLQQPNELRVLDLGAGNGMAGDELKKLGISRLVGVDIIPAAQAATERDRPGVYDAYYVMDFCSLSDHERDELKSWSCDGLISVAALGFGDIPAQAFLEAFNMIGKDGWVAFNVKETFLDRSDDSGFSQLIRELIFSEYLDLYHLQRYRHRFSIEGEPLYYFALGGKKTADVPPSFTDSLDLSA
- a CDS encoding lytic transglycosylase domain-containing protein codes for the protein MLSAIGLLLIAAPASAQLYKFVDADGRMYFTDTPLHEGYKAYRPKSIRPHYPKKLKLGVKTGKFDPVIAQAGRTHRVSPALVKAVIHAESAFNPNAVSHVGALGLMQLMPGTAASLGVADPLNPWQNIEGGTRYLKKMIGRFEGDTTLALAAYNAGPTAVRRHDGIPPYRETQTYVKKVMKLYRRYHADFR